TTAGTAGCAACAGCCCCTCATGATCCAGCCCGAGGACCTTTCCTCATAGGCGTGGGTAGGAAGGGTGGTTAGACCCTCACCCGAGGTTCCGGCAACTTCTCCCTATGCCTCCCTCCCAGCTGTACCTACTTCTGCCCAGGGTTGCAGACGGTCTTATGGTCTCAGAAGGTACCAGATCAGACATATGTGGTGTGTCTGAGTTAAGTGCAGGAGGATTCCATCTATGCTGGAGCAAGGCTGTTCAATGGTGCCACTGCTTTGGGGGTCACACACCCTTAAGTAACCTCTCACCTGTTTAAGTAAGCTCAATAAATTCATTGGCTCATCAAACTGACCTTGGGTGGGATCCAACTTTGGTCTCTTGGTGGAGCACTATGTACTGTGACAGATGTTTGTTTAAATTTCTCCGAAGAGTGCACACTACAGGAGGGCACCACTAGGAAGAGGTGAGCAGGGTCCCAAAGCTGAACTGTCATCAGTCCGTTTTCCGGGACACATCTTTCCCTGCTCACTACGTGGGACTGGTCTTTCCTGCTTCAGGGGCACCGAGGGGGGGACTCCCCTCCCCGACCCTGATGCTGTAGCTGTTCCCGGTGTGCACACTGAGTATTCCCCCACACGGTCACATCTGCTCATCTACACATTTCGTCACACTCCCTGCACACGTGTCCCATGCATCATTTTGAGATTCTGAGCGCGCTTTTTGGATGAAGTCCTTGTTTATTTGCATTACAGCACCAAGGACACCTCCATCACCGAGCACTTAAGCCCAGCCTCTTTGCTTGAGCTACTTTGGACCAAACCATGCTTCCTCAGCCCTCAGGGGTGGGTGAATGCTAGTCTGCAGTCCAAATTCTCAGAGGTTTCCAACCTCGGGGCGTGGTGTGTCTGAGACTTGGTCCATTTTTCTGTTCAATAGCTGGATACCATGAACTGCATCATTCATCAAGAACAGGGTCTTATTCAGCTCGAGGTCCGAAGTCACGGGACTGTGTCTGATAAGGGCCTTCTAAATGGTGGGATTCTGAAGAGCCCCAAGGCTGAGCAGGGGATCACAAGGCAAGTCACATCCTCAGACCTCTTTATTTGGAGCCATGCTCAGCAAtctgcctaggctggccttgaactcattctgtgcGGTAGGCAAGTCCTTCCCATCCCGAGATGGTAAGGTCCATAGTACTTGCATAGTTTTGACAGCTAAGCTTGTGGGCTTAGGACTTAGAGAATCTGACACTCAAGGGTCACAAGATGGCTCTTCCAAGGATCCCAGGAGCCTCTCTGCTTCAGCAGACACCACAGTAAAGACGAGCTTGCCCAAAGCTGCCCAGCAAAGCCCACCAGCGATGGCGACCCAGGTCTCTGTCCGCACAGCCTGGATGCCAGGGCACCTGTCGGGCCGCCTCAGGACAGATACTCTCGCACGGTGAGCTCCTTCAGGGTGGCGCCCCTGTGCGTGGGCCTCCGGAGCTGGCTCTCGTCCAGCCGGCCCTGCAGCGACGCGAAGTCCTTGCCCAGCGCGTAGGCCAGGCGCACCATGGCGTCCAGCAGCGGCGCGTAGTAGCGGTGGCTCTCGCGCGCCCGCAGGCGTCGCAGCGCGCGCTCGCCGACCGCGAAGGCCTCGGCCGGCCGCTCCAGGTCGCGCAGGCACACGAGCGTGGCGCAGAGCGCGGGCACGACGGCGCTCGGGCAGTGCGCCGTCAGCTTCTCCTGCAGCGGCACCGCGCGGCCCAGCAGGTCGAGCGCGCGCGCGTACTGGCCGGCGCGCAGGCAGCCGAAGGCCTCGCGCAGCTCGGGCCGCGTGAGGAAGTCGACGAACTCGCGCGAGCGGCGCACGACGCGCACGGCGTAGAGCAGCCGCAGGTAGTCGCGCAGCTCCAGGCGCCGCTCGCAGATGGTCTCGGCCGACAGGTTCCCGGTCAGGCGCTTCCGCGGGAACGCCACGTCCTCCAGCTCCGGCCCGAAGCGCTTCAGGAGGGCCTTCTGCAGCCTCTCGAAGTCCGAGTAGCGCCGTTCCACCACCGCCTTGTCGCTGTCGAAGCTCCCGGTCTGGATGACCACGACCTGGTACATCTGCAGGCGGAGCGGAGAGGCTAGTATTAGGGCGCCCGGAGTGCTCGCCgggcacgcgcacgcgcacgcgcgtctgtgtgcacgcgcgcgcgccgCCTGCGGCTGGAACCCAGAGACCTTGTACAAGTctggcaagtgctctgccattgAACTATACGGCCTCACCCCAggccatttttaaatttaatttattttttatttacttattcattttacatcccgcTCACTGCTCCCCCGCGTCACCACCCCTTCCAGAatcctttctccatctccctgtCCCAAGCCcgctgtttttgagataggaactAGCTGTGTAGTTTACAGGTGAACCCTAATGTTCCCACCTTAGCCTCCCACTCTCCGAGATTGCAGGTGCGCCCTGCTTCAGTCAACAGTGACTCTGTTTCCCCCTCCTCATGCATCTGCTGtgccatttttaaaatcacatttttgtACGAAGTAATaatgttacattttctttaaaaagcattttttacATGcgtttgtagtgtgtgtgtggtttgtgtagatcagaggacaacttgtgagagttggttctcacTTTCCACCGCGTGGGTTCTGGGTGTCAAAGTCAGGTGGACAGGCTTGGCAGTAGGTGCTTTTACAGgctgagccatctggctggcCCTCTgccattttcatatatatatatatatatatatatatatatatatatatcatactttGAAGttcatcacaaacacacacacacacacacacacacacacacacacacacacacacacgtgaacgcCTACTCCCGTCCTGTACTAGCTACCAGTAAAAGTATAAAGATAGTTTGTAGCAAATGTAAGTCCTCGAGCAGCAGTGCTTAGAAGCATCTTGGAAGCAAAGGGACAGGGACTTGCTGATGGGGCTAGTGTCTCTCTTGGCTTTTTATCATCAAAAATGAGGCTCCAGGTCCTAAACTGGGAAGCAAGGGCTGGAGTCGGGAGCGTCCATCTGGAAGACCTGGGCATGTGTTTCAGGCTTAACACATTTAGACACATTAGTCTGAGATTGGTGATTTAACCTCCCTGAGCTTCGGTTTTCTCATCTTTAACTTGAGGATGTGTTGGTACTTCCTCTAGGCTCCGCCCAGCAGCTACCTAGTAACAGCTTGTGGCAGCCGCAAGTCAGGTGCCAGCGGGCTATGGAAGTTTGATTGCACATCAGTGcgcaatctctctctgtctctgtgtctctctctctctccatctcttattTACGCTCTCTCTCCCATGTGTTCCCAGCtagcctcttcctctctctcctctctctttctgtccttctctgtcccccgcCTTTCCCCACCTCtagccccttcccttcccccccaaTAAACTTCCTTTTATATTAGGTCTGTCATACGGCTGATTGTTCAGGGGGACTCCTCAGCGTGGGCCTGCTGAGGTGATCCCTCCCACCACTGCATTATACCTCCGTTTTATACAACACAACAGGATAGGAAAAGTTCCAGTCATCTGCACGAGGGTTAAATAACTGAGTGAACTCACTGATATGAGAGAGAGAGCTGTGCCCAGCACACACTGGTAGCTGTGGAAACTGTACGGGTCCCTGTGAGGAGAAGTGGTGACCGTGAGGTAGGAATAGTTGGTATTACTCTTCCATCTTCCTAGAATGGGCTGATGCTCCAGTCTTACTAAGATGGCAGCTCCCAGCAGGGAACTTCCCACAAGCCAGGACAAGAAGCTAGCATTAAATAACAGAGCTCAgctttcttttaattgttttttcttcATGTCCTATGAAACTGATCTTTCCATGAAATGTAGTATTTTAAAAGCAAGTCAAATAAAAACCAAGAGCATATTAACAATTGGAGGATATTTCAGAATCAGCAGAGAAAGGGTACGGATGACTGACACCTGGCATCACGGGATCAGGAATATGACTCACACCTCTCTACTCCTCATGGGACCCTACCTTCATGTGGTACCATGAAACCTCCGTTTCTCTGCAAGGCTGTGAATTAGTGTGTCACAAGTGGAGAGCTGTGATCTCCCAAGGCCTTCCCCCGACCATGCAGGAGGTGACTGACGGGAGCCCCGTCATTTCTAAGCTCTGCTTACCACAAACTTGGAGACTCTCCTCTCCTCAATGCGGGCTGAGGCGATCTCAAAGAGCAGCCTGACATGTTTCCAGCGGCTCTTCTCCTTCTGCCAGTGTTCCTGCAGCTCCCTTGTGGTCATGCAGGAGTTGGTGTTGGGGCCATCTTGGGTTTCTGGAAAGACATTGCCTTTAAGGAATCCGCATCAGGCAGTGCCCTGTAGGCCAGGACTGGATGCATGGGATGGGATGGGTATCAGAGTTCCAGAAGAGCAGACTTATCTCTTCCTGTCACCCTCACTGTGGGGGCATCAACAAGACCCCTGTGAATCTGCCTGTGTATTGACCTTGGTCCAGCACTCTGACTGCTTGTTATTAGGAAGTGCACTGTGGGGTGTTCATCACCCACTTGTAGCCTGCTGATGGGCCATTTTGTAACCACGTGCTCCTGGTGAGCGGGGCCCACACCCATGTACTTCTCCCTACAGCACTGACTCAGGGCTGTGGAGCCCCTTAGTGCATGCACATCAGTGTGCAGGGGGAAGCCCTGCGGAAGTGACATTTCAGCCTGAGCCTGGGTGGCCCTGACTATACAAACGCTTTCATCTCAGGGTGCAAATGCCTTTCTTGGTTCTGAATTCAGTCTTCTTGTTTAGTGCCTGAAAACCaacagtgttttttgtttgtttgtttgtttgttttatcttgtcttgtcttgagacagtgtctctctgtgtagcctagctgtcctagaactttctctgtagaccaggttggaatCCAATTGACAgcgatccgcctgcctctgcctccctagggctgagattaaaggcatgtgttgcCACCACCTATCTTTCTACATTATTTCTTAAGCCTCCCTGGAACCATACACTTTTCTGAGAatctgtttagattttttttcaaacacaattGCGTAAAGAATTATGCATTTGTTGAAAGAGGCACAGGTCTGGAACATCCTTACCTTGTGCCACCTGATACTCGTGTCATTCCCCTGCCTCACCCTGTTTTTTTGATACTGGACGAAGTGCTTCCCATTTTGTTCCAGTAGGCTTTTCATGGCACGCCTGATTCTTTTTTACGAATGTTTCTCCACTGAGCTTGGAGGTTAGGAGAGTGATCATTTTACTTGCCATGCATGGCATACCCCAGGCTTCAGCAAATCCATCTTAAATGAGTGTAAAGAGAGATTATTCCAGGAGATGGCACTATAGCAGAAACTGTCAGTGCCAGGCCAGGACCCACTGGCAGCCACTATTCTGGAAAATGCTATTGGCTTCCTAAGGGAAGCACCTGTAACTCAGGACCCTGAGGCCTTTCTAGGACCACAGCAACATGCCCAGGTCTCTCCCTTAGCATTTGCAGAAAGGGATGTTGGACAATCTTTGGCTTCTTGGCTGCACAACTCAGGTATGTTCTTTACACCTTCCCATGAACCCCCATCCAGCCTGAGTCACAGTCACCTACCCCAGCCATGTGATCACCCACCCCCTATACAGGAGGCTGCTCTTGTTCCCAAGCTGCTCTGCCTCCAAGGATCACCTCCCACGTCAAGAGCCTGCACCAAATCCTTGTCTTGGGGCTGCTTAGGGTGACCCCAATTAAGGCAACTGCCCAGCTATCTTGGTGCAACCACTGAAGTGCTTCAAATGTCTGAACTAACTTCCACCTCCCTCACTGAACTTCAAGCCCTCCAGTTTACCTTCTGGTCCCGGACAAGGGAGGTCTGGGCCTGGGGGTAAGACTTCTTGTCTAGTCCTTGTTATGCATTGGTTTATGGGTCTTCTCCAGCCAGGGCTCCCAGGATGCTCTGAACTTGCCATGCTCCGAGGCTGCCTGAGGTTCGAGAGGGAAGAGTGAGAGCCAACTCACACTGGGGCTCCTGCGGGAGCTTGGGGTTCTTTGGATTACAGTTGTAATCCATGCTGGCAGGCAGGGAGGAATGACAGTGATTCCCCTTGCTGTGTCCCCTGCCACCCACGCAGCCAGATCAAACCTAGCCCTCCCCTGTAATGGACAGGCAGATCCTGAGTTAGCGTTGTGCTCCATGCATTATACAGTTGCTCTGGATTTCATAGGAAATACTGTCAAGTGACAGCAATAACATTGGAGATTATCTGGGTGAAGCATACTGGCTAGTCCAGATAAATGTCCCACCACTCAGTTTTATATTATAGCACACCCCTCCCCATCTATCTACCTTTAAGCAAATATTTAATATGCCCAGTTCATCTCATCTGGTTCCTCacacttctttttgtttttgttttgtttttcgagacagggtttctctgtgtagccctggctgtcctggaactcactctgtagaccaggctggcctcgaactcagaaatctgcctgcctctgcctaccaagtgctgggattaaaggcgtgcgccaccacagcccactCACACTTCTTTTttaacagaacacacacaaaccttTGACATTCCTGACACATAACAGATAAGGAAACAGGTCTAGCCTGGGGTCTCACAGTTGGTGAGTGGACAAAGGAGCAGAGTAGAACCATGTCTAAGTCGTGCTGGCCTGGGATGCCCTTTGCCTGTTCCCAGTGTGACCACCCTCTGCAGggactgtttttattttcactttctggTAAGGAACTGAGAGCTGCCTGACAgccagggctggggtgggggctgggacacAAGCCCAAATTGGCTGACTATAGAATCTGTTTTGACCGGAAgtgggcagcaggcagacagcaggcCAGCAGGCTTCTGGGTTCCAGTCTAGACACATAAATCAATGGATACCTTGGTAGCTGTCAGTTTGCcctcctctctgtgcctcagagtCTTATAAAATGGGTATAATATCAGAATCACCTTCACAGGCTGGTATGAGGATTAAGCTAGGCCTACCCCATACAGCTTGGGACTCTTCATACAACAGGGACTGCAGAGCCCTTTCTATTACTAGGATCTGACATGCGCTAAGTGTTTgaaaaatagcaatgaaataagtCTAGAAGTGTGTGCTTTTTATGGATAGCTGCAAATTAGAAGATGAGAAATAAGACATTCTCTCAGAGGAACAAATGGCTGGGCACTCTCCTGGGCACATGTGTTAGGTTTTCTGACAGAGTACCTGGCATCAACAGCTGAAGGGAAAAAGGGTTTATTATGCTCCGTTTCAAGTTTCAGTTCATGGAGGTGGGAGGGCATGGGCAGAGCACAGCAGCTCACCTCcaggtggccaggaagcagaggacggaggaagaggaagggagacaggagagaatatgCCTGCATTTATAGAGGCTTTGCCCATGTAGcccttgtttttaattgtgtgtgtgtgtgtgtgtgtgtgtgtgtgtgtgtgtatgcacatgtgctcTTGCATGCCTATGCCTCTCAGCTCATGAAGAGTATGGAGGTCACATGAGAGCTTGCTTACACAGGTCATGGGGctggaactcaggtcatgagTCTCAGTGGCAAATAGCTTTACCTGCAAAGCCAGCTCACTGAACCacactttcctcttttcctccgaGCTGTTGGCAGGGTGCTATCCAcactcagggtgggtcttcccccCTACTTCGTCATCTGCGGAAACAGcgcacagacacacccagaggtatCCTTCTCTTGCCTCCTAGGGTATTGTGAATCCAGTTAAGTTGGCAAGATTAAGCATCCTAGCACAGGAACTCAAAGAAAGTGCAGTGATGTCATCACATCCTCTCTTTTACTTGGTCTGGCCTAGGGGAGGCTGCTGGGGCTTGAGTCCGTGCCTGGGGTGGGGTCGCTGTTCTTGATATGGAAGATGGAAGGAACTGTTTTCTGAGTGGCATCTAAGCAGTGGTTCAGTAAGTGGCGCTGGGGACCCTCCATCAAGCCTCACATTTACAGGTGGGTAAACTGAAGCACAGAGCAGGGGCCTGGCTGGATCAATGCTGCTCATGCTTGGGTACTATATAGCTTATAGGCCTTGCTAACCTCTCAGCCCTGTGGAAGAGTCGGGAGACATGGCGCCCATCCTGACTGACTGCAGCCCCTGGGCAAGTTACTTATTATCTTCCTTTTCCCATTTAACCCTTTCCTTTTTGAGAAGGGTGGCTACAAGCCTTATCACGCTGTTAAGTGTTGATGGAATGGGTCCCTCGTGTTCTGCTaagttagtggttctcaaccctcctaacactgtgacccctaaccataaaattattttgttgatactttataactgtcattttgctactgttatgaattataatataaatatcggATATTCAGGATCTGACATGTGACCCCTgtgggggtcacaacccacaggttgagaaccactatggTGAATGCTAAAGCAAGATAGTATGTAGTCTATATGATGTCACATTTaacaaggttttttgtttgtttttgcttgcttgcttgcttttgctttATGAGCTTGTGCTACACTATATAGCCCAACCTGCCTGGAagtcatgatcttcctgcctttgcctcccaagggctagaaTTACAGGGATGCTACAGTGTGCCTGTTTTATTGAGTGCAGTCATAGTGTTTTCTGTGGGTACTCTGTACTTTCCCTGTCATTTTGTCTGTGTACTGAGTAGTGGCTTTGTGGAACTGCCTCTAGTGGTCCAGGCCTTTCCAGATCTGCTTTCTTGATCTGGGTAGCTGGTGCCATGCCAGAAGCAGGGAACTTCTTCCATGGGGCCTCAGAAAAACAACCCGTGCTGTGTGCTccagtaaaacattaaaaaactagCATGAAACCAGGCCTTAGAATAAAACTCAAAGCCACAACCAAAGCTCTTCCTGGATGTCTTCTCTTACAGCACAGTCTGGGAGTGAGTGACCCATTTAAAGACAAGTAGAAAAAGGTGATATGTTGACAGTTCCCCAAACACATCCGAGCCTTAGTTTCCCCATGTGGGAAATGGGAAATTAATCCTTTTGCTAAGCTCCGTGGGGACAGAGGGTTCTGAGGGCCTGTCTTACCTCCTCACACCCTCAGTGGTAAAGATTTCTAACTATCACAACAAAGCACTGCAGATGTTGGTACTGCTAGCTTGGGGACCTGCACTTGGCCTAGAGGACAGAGCATTGTCACAGGCTCCCACCCCATACCATCTCCTATGCAGGACAATCTTTCTCTTCTGGGTGCCTCGGCTCTTATTCCCTGCTTCAAGGGATCCTGCCCTCTTCAGTCCTCCAGGGTACACAGGGCCACTTGTAGAGCCTAGGCCACCTTTCTCTGGGGGTTGCAGAGGGGATGAAAAGCTGGTAGAATGTAGTAAAAGCCCTTGCCCCTAAGAGAGAAGAACTGAGAAGCACCCATTCAAAGACAAGGAGGAAAGAAATGCCAGGAGCGGCAGCCCTGGCTTCGAAGTTTGAGTTTAAGTCCCCTTTCTTTGTAGGGCAGCTTCCTCAGGTCTTTATTTCGGGGCAAGGCTCCACTTGCCCTGCTCGGGAAAGAGGAGCACCATGGGGCGGATCCCCGAGTGCTTCCTTGTGAAGCTTGCCACCGGAAGTGCTCTGTTGTGGGTGTGCATCAGAATCCCCATCGGGATTGGGGAGAGGAAGTGTTGGGGGCTCTAACAAAAGCAGGCTGCCTACCCCACTATACCCAGACAGAGCTGGGGTGAGCTCTGAATTCTGTACTCTGTTGCAGGGTCCACCCTTTGAGAAATACAAGTCTGGACTTGTTCTCAGGAGCAGTGCCATCCTGGTTCCTGGCATTTCAATAGGAGTCAGGCTTAGAATAGATTGGAAGTAGCTATTCCCAGTTTGCCCCCAGTTTCTAAAGACAGCCCTATAGGTAGGGGCTCTCACCACCCTTGGTCCCTCCTACACTGTGCCCAGGGAGTTCCCAGAGGGTCTCTCAAGTAGATCACTGGGTCTCGGTGGGCAGAAACCAGCTACGCTTGGGGGTCAAACACTCACTGACCTGGAATCTTCAGGCTTTGTGGGTTCAGGGGTCCAGGAGAGTCACATGCCCCAGTCCGATCTCTTTTTACAAGGTCCAACTAGATGGCTGAGTGTCTGCCGCAATTCTGAGTTCTCCTTTTGAAAACAGGAAATAGGCTGAGTGATCTCCTTCAGAGGCCCCAGCTTATTGGTTGCTGAAAGATGTACATGGAACCCCATAGATAGATTCTTGCAGTACATCATACAGACCACGTGGTACAAGGCCACCTACAGGAGTACAGTTTAACCTCACTCCACAGCTACTTTAAGCAGCTTGATACCTATTAGACGCCTGCACAATGGCTGGCATTTGGAGAATCGATCTCAAAGTCCTTTGTTTTAGTCCTTTTCTGTGGCAATGACAGAAGAccatagacagaaaaaaaaaatcacacatgaaAGTTTGTTTAGTTTATAGCTCTGGATCCAGAACATGTAAGAGCACACCGGCAATGTCTGTGAGGGCTG
Above is a window of Arvicanthis niloticus isolate mArvNil1 chromosome 18, mArvNil1.pat.X, whole genome shotgun sequence DNA encoding:
- the Snx20 gene encoding sorting nexin-20 encodes the protein MASSEHPGSPGWRRPINQCITRTRQEVLPPGPDLPCPGPEETQDGPNTNSCMTTRELQEHWQKEKSRWKHVRLLFEIASARIEERRVSKFVMYQVVVIQTGSFDSDKAVVERRYSDFERLQKALLKRFGPELEDVAFPRKRLTGNLSAETICERRLELRDYLRLLYAVRVVRRSREFVDFLTRPELREAFGCLRAGQYARALDLLGRAVPLQEKLTAHCPSAVVPALCATLVCLRDLERPAEAFAVGERALRRLRARESHRYYAPLLDAMVRLAYALGKDFASLQGRLDESQLRRPTHRGATLKELTVREYLS